TCCAGAGTGGTGTAAGAAGTTTTCTTCAGTACCGCTCTGTTGAACTCGAACTCAATTTTAGGAACACGGGCCATGTAAGTGCTGTCTTCCACATCAAGGGCTGGGCAACCCATGTTAGCGGCAGAACCGGCAACATCTGGGCAACGGTCAACGTCATCGTTCACGCCATCACCGTCTTTGTCAAGAACCACTGGGCAACCATTGGCATCAACGCGGGTTCCGGCTGGAGTACCTGGGCAAGTGTCGTTTTTGTCAGCAACACCGTCACCGTCAGCATCTGGGCAACCTCTGGTAGCGGCAGTTCCGGCTACATCTGGGCACTCATCTTCTGAGTCACGGATACCGTCACCGTCTTTGTCAGGGCAGCCTTCAAGGGCAGCAGTTCCGGCTTCAGTAGGGCATTTGTCTAAGTAGTCGGCTACGCCGTCTTTGTCACCGTCAAGTGGGCAACCTTCTTTGTCAACCTGAACACCGGCTGGGGTGTCTGGGCATTTGTCTCTTCTGTCAGAAACACCGTCTCCGTCTGTGTCTTTGGCTTTACCTAAGCCAAAAGAAACGCCAAACTGGTGTTGCAGGTAACGGTCCATTAACTCATCTGAGTTAGGGTTAGAAACCCCGTCTAATAAGTTAGTGGTTGGATAGTTTAAGGTAGTCTGAGCGAATAAGCTAAGACCGTCTGAGATTTTGAAGCCAATACCGGCACCGCCCATGTAGTTAAGGCGCAGTTGGCCTTCATCATACTTGAACGTATTGGTTCCGCCTGGTCTGGCTACCGGCAGGTAGGCCTCTACGCTAGCGTAGTGAGCGCCCAAACCAGCAATCAGGTAAGGCTGCAGGAAGGAAGTCTCGCTGAGGATCTTTCCGTTGTTCAGTTTCAGTTTAAGACCGAAGTTGGCGGTTCCTACTTCATCATCAAATCTGCCTGGTCCAAAACCTGTCACGTTATACGTAACCGTGTTAGACTCCTGCTTCATGTTGAAGTAGTTGAGTTGCAGCGTAGCGTCAAAGGAAGGCGAGATGTATCTATTGATTCCCAAACCTCCGCCCCAGGTAGAGTTGCTCATGTCCCAGATGTCGTTCCGCATGTTGGTTCTAGCTTGGATGGCGTTCGCGTAGATCGAAAGTCCCCAAGGCCGGTCAGCTGACTGGGCATTAGATTCTGTTGGGGCTACCATAGACAGCATCATAGCGCTGATTACAGAAGCTTTTAGTAAGGTTTTTTTCATAGTTTTAAAGAGTTGAAATATAGTATTCTGCACATATTTACAGGTTTTAGAATAAAATGTTGCCTTTTCGCAATAAAAAGAAATTCTATTATTGGTTAAGATGCACTAAATGAGTTGGTTAATTTTACTAAAAGTTATAAATATTCAATCTGTATAAGCATTGAAATTGGTGGTTTGGCGCCATTGCCGAGATCTTATTAAAAATAATCCTATTACCGGCTAGGCATAAAAAAAGGAGAGCATTTTGCTCTCCTTTTTTTATGCCTGTATTGCGTACGGGCCTTACACGTTGAATCGAAAGTGCATTATATCTCCATCCTGCACCACGTATTCTTTGCCTTCCAGGGCCATTTTACCGGCTTCCTTGATCTTGTTCTCGGTCTTGTACTCTATGTAATCCTTGAGTTTGATCACCTCTGCTCTAATGAAGCCTTTCTCAAAATCTGTGTGGATCACGCCGGCGGCCTGCGGAGCTTTCCAGCCTTTCCTGATCGTCCAGGCGCGTACTTCTTTTACGCCGGCGGTGAAATAGGTCACCAGGTCCAGCAGGGCATAGGAGGCTCTGATCAATTGGTTGAGGCCAGACTCTTTCAGGCCGTATTCGCCCAGAAACATTTCTTTCTCTTCAGGCTCCGTGAAATCTGCGATCTGCTCTTCAATGGCCGCGGAGATGACCACCACTTCGGCTTTCTCGTCTTTCACGTGGTCCTTTAACGCATCCAGGAACTTGTTGCCGGTCAAGATAGATTCTTCATCTACGTTGGCCACGTAGATCACGGGCTTAATGGTAAGCAACTGCAGGTCCTCCACTGACTGTAGGTCTTCCTCAGACACCTCCAGGGAGCGGGCATTCTTGCCGCTTTCCAGGTGGTCTTTGAAGCGTTGCAACGAGGCGAATTCTTTTTTGGCGTTGGCGTCACCAGATTTGGCGGTGCGCTCTACTTTAGAGATCTTCTTGTCAATAGACTCCAGGTCTTTCAGCTGAAGCTCGGTGTCAATTACGTCTTTGTCAAAAACGGGGTCTACGCCGCCGGCCACGTGCACAATGTTAGGGTCATCAAAGCACCGAATCACGTGAATGATGGCATCTACTTCCCTGATGTTGGCCAGGAACTTGTTGCCTAAGCCTTCGCCTTTGCTGGCGCCTTTCACCAGGCCGGCAATGTCTACAAACTCCATAACGGTTGGCAATACGCGCTCTGGGTGCACCAGATCTTCCAGCACTTTCAGGCGCTCATCTGGCACCGTGATCACGCCCACATTGGGCTCAATGGTACAGAAAGGATAATTGGCAGATTCTGCTTTGGCATTTGACAAGGCATTGAACAGCGTAGATTTACCTACGTTTGGTAAACCCACTATTCCACAACGAAGTCCCATAAATATAAGGTTGGTCTAATTTCAAGGTTGAAGTAAGCGCTTCTGGCAAGGGTATTACTTGTTTTTTGGAAGCGGGTGCAAATATACGTAATCCTTAGGGGACTATACCTATAAGTGGGATAGGAGTGGGGAAGGCTAAAATAGGTATTTGTGTTTTGGGCCTGTTTTAGGGAAAAGGTGCGGAAAATGGAAAACGGCTTCTACGGTAGATAAGAAATGGATACCTTTCAAACTTCCTTGACCTGCCTCTATCTTTTCACCCTAAGAAGAACGAGCATCTGGAAACGATGTGGAATCAAGTGCATTTGCTCACTTTCTTTGGTGGCTTTGGCAGATCAACTCGCGGTATTTTTGTTTTATTTCTTCCAGGGTATGCTCTAGGTGCCTTATCTTTGTCACATCTCTGAAATCTACTATACCAGCAACGACCTGGTTTTTGTCGCCTAAAATGGGCCTGCCAGAAACGCTGATGGATTTTCCTTTCGGAAACATTTCATGCCGTATGCACAGCTCCACTTGATTTGTGGTTTTGCCCTTTAGCGCCTGGGCCAACGGAAGCTCCTCTGCCGGGTATTGGGTAAGGCCATCTGGTAAAAAGATCTTGTATTGGTTTGACCAAGAAGCAGCTGACATTTCTTTTAGATTCATCCCCAGTATTTCTTCCGCTTTGTTATTGAAAAGCACAAACTGGCCATTCTTATCGGCTACAATAATGCCTTCGCCAATGGTAGAAATGACTGCTGTTAACCGGCCTTCGTTTTCCTGTATGAGTTGCTCTAGTTGTTTTTCATAAGTAATGTCCCGGCAAACCACTACACTTGCAATGATCTCATTTTTGTCATTATACACCGGCCGTCCCGTCACTTTAATGGCTCTGCCATCAGGAATATTCTCATTTCTGATAAATATCTCCACATTATCCAAAGACTCTCCCTTCAATCCTTTCGCCAGCGGTAATTCTTCAGGTGGATAATATGTTTTCCCATCTGGGAAGAATGTTCCATAGGTTTTTGACCAGTCAGAAATAGCGGTATCAGTCTTACCTAAGCCTAGAATATCCTCCGCAATTTCATTGAAGAAAATGAACTTGCCACTAGTATCTACCACCACAACGCCCTCACCCAAGCCAGAGAGAATAGCGTTTAGCCGTCGCTCATCATTGCGCAGAAGCACCTCCATTAATTTGCGATCGGTGATGTCAGTGGAAATACTGCAAAGCCCGTAGATAACGCCTTCTGTGTCTTTGAGTGTAAATTTCACCGTAAGGAAAGTGCGTTGCACCCCTTCCAGTTCAAACACTTCTTCTAGGTACCTGGTCGCATCTTTTTCAAGTACCTCTTTGTCTGTGGCGGAAATTCCCTGGGCTATGGTCTTTGGGAAGACATCGTATTCGGTTTTGCCTTTTATTTCTTCTGATTTTACTTTAAAAGCCTGCTCAAAGCGTTTGTTTACCTGATTATACCTGCCCTCTAAATCTTTGATATAAATTGGGGTGGCCGTATTGTCCAGGATAGACTGCAGTTTTTTGGCATCTTCTTGCAGCAGTTGAAGAGAAAGGAGCCTCAGTTTTCGGTTGCGGTATTTTTGTAGCGCATTTCTGCCAAGCAGGAACATGGAGAATGCATAGGTTGAAATCCCAAACAAGGCCGTTCCAAACTCCTTACTGAAATAACCAGCCTTTTCGCCCCGTAGCTTTAGCCAGCCTATCATCAATGGGAAAATGATGGCGAACAACCTTGAAAAAAGCGCTTCTCCGGTTTCTTCGCTTCCAAAGATGATTAACATACTACCTTTGTCTGGGCGTGAAAATAAAATGCCCACCGATAAAAACAGAAAAACCACAGCGGTTGTCGCTGCCATAGGAATATAGGCAGAAATGCCTATAAGGTATTTTACCCCAAACACATACCCATAAATAGAAAGCAGGGAAACAAGGGTTATGGCAATGCACAGGTATTGGGCCGGCCTTTTCCGGATACCAACCTCCAAATCAATTAGCAGAAGCGAAAAGCCAGCCAAAAGAAAACAGAATGCGGTATTGGGTGCCATGCGGTTAGGGAGTAACCTTTCTGGTTCCTGGAGTTGGCTGGCAAAGAAAAGCCGGTCAAGTATAAAATCGAAATCCCCAAAAAGGGATAGCAGTTTTGCGAACCCAATTACAGCCACTATTCCTGCCAGTATTCTGCTGGTAACCAAATACTTTGGAGCAGGGTTGCGTTGCAGCCACAAACTGATGCCAGCCAATATAAAGCAAATGGCAGTCAATGGATTCATAGCTACCAGGCTGGTGCTCAGTCCTTTAAGAGCTTCAATGTCATACGCCCAACCTACTAATACCAAATGTGCGGCTATGATGACAAAAATACAGCATACCTGCGAGAACAGCACCAGACGCCTTTTTATCAAAGGGTGCATAAGGGCGTCAGAGTCGAAAGTAGAGCTATTGAACATGGTACCTGCAGAAAGAGCCAATACCTTCACATTTACGCACCTATAAAAATAGCGATAACAATATTCTGTAGTAATTTGCTGGAATATAAGCAGTTAAGGGAAATTGATGCCAGCTTTGCTGTATTTGGTCTAGCCCTATAGACTGGAACCTTTCATTGCAGGAGGAGGAGGTTGTTCTGGTAGATATAATGGAAGGAGCCTTTTTGTAAAGCAGCTAATCAAACTAAAGTAGGAATGAATTTGTCCACATAAAAGGCAAAATTAAAGGGTAAGTACCAATTGACTTTTAAGGGAAGAATCAGGTTATTTAAAAGCCGGTGGTACGGTCTCCTTAGATAGGGTGAATAGAAGGTGTTTTTCCTGAAACAGCCCCAAACCACCGGGCATAAAAAAAGCTCACGCGAGGCATGAGCTTAAGGAGAAAAGCAGGAGGGAGGTTATTCCCACTTCAGTTCTTCATCCACGGCAGCTTCTGTGTCTGCGTGTTCCAGACGGTCCAGTTCTGCTAATGCCTCTTCAGACAATAATTCACCTTTTACATGGTTAACGGTATCCTGCAACGCTTCCATGAACTTGGCGAAATCTTCTTTGTACAGGAAAATCTTGTGCTTTTCATAAGAATAGTTGTCATCCTTGAACTTACGTTTGCTCTCCGTGATGGTGAGGTAGTAGTCATTGGACCGGGTTGACTTCACATCAAAGAAATAGGTGCGCTTTCCTGCCCGTACTCTCTGCGAGTAGATTTCTGCTTTGTCGTTGTTCTCTTCCACCATAACTTGAAGGTTCCTTATTTATTTGAAGTAGCCAATTTAAAGCAACAGATTCATATCTAAAAATTTTTAAGATCATTTTTAATAGTTAAATTCGAATGTACTAATGTTCGTAAAGGACAAACCTACATGCTAAAAAAGCTATTCTTACTTTTCTTCTGCTTTCTGCCTCTCTTTAATTTTGCTGAAACGCCTATTAAACAAGGGAAAGCCACGTTTTACGCCCATACCTTTGTAGGCAAAAAGACCACCAGCGGCGAACGGTATGACCCTGAGGCCATGACCGCCGCGCACGCCACCTTACCGCTCCACAGCTATGTGCAGGTACGCAACTTAAAGAATGGCAAGAGCGTGGTGGTGCGCATTAATGACCGCATGAGCCGTAAATCCCGTTTCGTGATTGACCTATCTAAGAAAGCGGCCTATCAATTGGGTATAGTGGGCGCGGGCATGGGCAACGTGAAAATCTCCAGAATTGACAAAGAAACCGCCCTGGCGCTGCAGAAGAAGGCAAACGAAGACGTATGAGCAGACTACCCGTGGACTTAGACAGCATCCGGCACCTCCAGAACCTGGAGTTCCTGGCCAAGCGCCTGGTAGAAGGGTTCATTACGGGCTTGCACAAGTCGCCTTACCACGGTTTCTCGGTTGAGTTCTCAGAGCACCGCCTCTATAACAGCGGCGAGAGCACGCGCCATATAGACTGGAAAGTCTTCGCCCGCACAGACAAGCTTTTTGTGAAGCGCTACGAGGAGGAAACCAACCTCCGGTGCCAACTGCTGCTGGATGTCTCGGGTTCTATGTATTATCCTACCCACAACTACGGTAAGCTGGCCTACGCGGTCCTCAGCGCCGCCGCCCTGGCCACCCTGCTCCAACGCCAACGCGATGCCGTGGGCCTTACTACCTTTTCAGACCAGATTGAGCTGCAAACGCCTATCCGGTCTACGGGCGCGCACCTGCATACGCTGTTACTGGCCCTGCAGCAGCAATTACAGAAACCGGCGCCCCCGCAAAAGGAAACCAAGGTGGCCGACATGCTGCACCACATTGCCCAGCAATTGCCTAAGCGGTCTCTGGTCATTTTGTTCAGTGACCTTTTAAGCCAGTATGAGCAGCTGGATGAGATCTTTCTGGCCCTGCAGCACCTGCGCCACCAGCAACATGAAGTGCTGCTCTTCCACTTCACCCACGGTGAAACCGAAGAAGACTTTAACTTCCCAGACAAGCCTTTTCTGTTTACCGGTCTGGAAAACGGCGAAAAGATTAAAGTACAGCCCGCCGAGATAAGGGAAGCTTACGTGAAGGCCATGCAGCAATTCAAGACCGAGCTGAAGCTGCGCTGCGGCCAGTACCGCATAGACCTGGTCTCTGTAGACCTGCGCGACCCCATAGAGAAAGTGCTGCAGTCTTACCTGGTCAAGCGCCAGAAGATGCGTTAGCGTTTTAGAGCCGTTTTCCAGAATACAGGCCTAAAACAGCGTTTGAGTTCACCCATCTAATGTTCCTGAATCTTAAACTCAAGACTCAGAACTCCCTACCGGCATATTATCCAGCGAATGCCATAGGTACCGGCAGGCCAGCGTACGGTTTGGTCGCCAGGCTTCTGAGAGGGAAAGCATAATGGATTTGGCGGCTTTGTGCGGTTCCTCAAATTGGTACAGGCGTTTCATGGCATTGTAAATGCCCAGGTCATCTACTGGCATCACATCGGGGCGGTGCAGGGCAAACATCAGAATCATTTCAGCGGTCCAGCGGCCTACGCCTTTAATCTGTACCAGACGGGCCAGCAGTTCCTCATCCGGTAGGTGGGCCAATTCCTGGTCTTCCAGGTGTCCTTCCGCTTTGTGGGTAGCCACGCTCTGGATGTAGCCCGTTTTCTGGCCAGACAACCCTACCGCCCGCATTTGGTCTGTGGGGAGGGAAAGCACCAAGGAAGGATCGGGGTACTGGTCCGGGAACAAGCCAAAGAAACGTTTCTTGATGGTGGCCGCCGCCTTCACTGACAGCTGCTGCGAAATAATGGAGCTGAGTAGCGCCTCGTAAATAGGTTTGGGGACGGAGGTTTCCGGTAAGGGGCCAATCTTTTCCACTAACTGCTGCAGGAGCGGGTCTTTTGAAAATAAGGCGGCATGTATTGGGGTCATAGGTCGGGTGGTTTGGCGTAAGCAACAGAGACGACAAAAGGCCCGGTTTAAAATTGACTACAGGCCATGTATCAAGTGCTAAAGATACCTACCTTCACGTAATCATGTTTCCTTCTATTGTTACTGGATGAAAATTATTGAATGTCCCCGCGATGCCATGCAAGGAATGGCCGACTTTGTGCCCACTGACCTCAAAGTAACTTACTTACAGGCCTTGCTGCAGGTGGGGTTTGACTCACTGGATTTTGGGTCATTTGTCTCCCCAAAGGCCATTCCGCAGATGCGTGATACCGCCCAGGTCTTGGCGCAGTTAGATACCACGGTTTCTAAGACCAAATTGCTGGCCATAGTGGCCAACGTACGGGGAGCGGAACAAGCGGCTTCGTTTGAGCAGATCCGGTACCTGGGCTTTCCTTTGTCTTTGTCTGAGGTGTTTCAGATGCGCAACACCAACAAGACCATTGCGCAAGCCTTGGAAGAGGTGGCACAGATGCAGGAGCTCTGCGTCAAGGCAGGCAAAGAGCTGGTGCTGTACCTATCCATGGGTTTCGGGAATCCTTATGGCGAGCCCTGGGAACCTGCCCTTGCCGGCGAGATGACCCAGAAGCTGGATGCGCTAGGGGTGACCATCATCTCCTTGTCAGATACCATTGGCGTGTCTACGCCCGCTACCATTACGGGGCTTTTCTCAGAGCTTATTCCCGCTTTCCCGCACATGGAGTTCGGCGCTCACCTGCACACCAATCCCAACACCTGGCGCGAGAAAGTGGAGGCTGCCTATACAAGCGGATGCAGGCGAATGGACGGCGCACTCCTGGGGTACGGCGGGTGCCCCATGGCTAAAGACGAGCTGGTAGGCAACATGCCCACCGAGAAAATGCTGTCCTATTTCCAAGAGAAAGGCGTACCTTTAGGCCTAGATAACGAGGCGTTTTCCCGGGCCATGGCTTTGGCGTCTCAGGTTTTCCATTCGCTCTAACCCTATGCCACAACCGGTAGTAGATATATTCATTCCCTGTTTCATTGACCAGATGTTCCCGCAGACGGCCTGGAACATGGTCAAACTCCTGGAGGCCCTTGGCTGCCAGGTGCGCTACAACACCAACCAGACCTGTTGCGGGCAACCCGCCTACAACGCCGGCTTCCAGAAGGAGTGCCGTGATGTGGCCGACAAGTTCCTGGAAGATTTCGCCAACGAAGACAGTGACTACATCGTGGCACCCTCGGCGTCCTGCGTGGGCATGATCCGGAACGCCTACGCCAACATCTTCGTGACCTCCTCCAACTTCACGCGCTACCGCACCATGGAGCGCAAGGTCCTGGAATTGACAGAGTTCCTGACGGATGTGCTGCAGGTGACCCACATTCCGGGGGCCAAACTCAACGCCAAAGTAACCTACCATGATTCCTGCAGTGCCCTGCGCGAATGCGGCATCAAGGAAGGCCCGCGCAAGCTGCTGGAAATGGTAGAAGGCCTGGAACTGGTAGAAATGCGCGACACGGAGACCTGCTGTGGCTTTGGGGGCACCTTCGCGGCCAAATTTGATGCCATCTCCGTGGCCATGGCCGAACAAAAGGTAGAAAATGCCCTGAGCACCGGCGCCGAGTACATTGTCTCCACCGACACCAGCTGCCTCATGCACCTGGACGCCTACAGCAAAAAGAACAACAAACCCATTAAGACCCTGCACATAGCCGACCTGCTCACTAGCGGCTGGTAGGCGTTTACCCTTTCCAAAAAAAAGAGGGGTCCGTTTTAAGCCTGTTTTTCTGAAAACAGGCTTAAAACGGACCCCTCTTTTTTTATGATTTACTTAATTGTTTTCACTAAGGTCACCAAGGCCGGAAGTAAGGCAGGGGCCAGGGGAAGGGTAGGATTGCTGTACGCCGCCAGGTTGTTGCTACGGTCTGCGGTGGTTTCTTTCAGAACGTGGTTCATGCCTTTCACTTCCAGCAGGCGGGCCTTTGGTTGCGCCGCCGCCAGGAGTTGGGCTTCATTGGTGCTTACCTGCAGGTCTTGCGTTCCTTGCACTAGTATGACCGGCTGGGTAAGCTTTTTAATTTCTACCTGCGGGTCCAGCTTAAACCAGGAAATAAGGTAAGGTTGCACGCTGGGCCTAAATAAAGCGGCCAGCATAGGGTTCACATCGGTCACGGTTTGGCCCAGTACCAACTGGTCCAGCACCGGGAACGCCATGTCTTTCACCATCTGGGGCTGCGGGGCCAACTGCTGCCGGATCACTTTGTCCGCCGACTGGCCAGCCCCGGCCACGGAGATGAACCCGTCGGCTTAGGCCTCCCGGGCCGCGATCATACCTATCAGAGAACCTTCACTGTGGCCCAAAATTATCACTTTACTTAACCGTTTGTCTTGCTTGAGTTTCTGCGCCCAGGCGGTGGCGTCCTGTGCATATTGGTCAAACCGAAGGTCTGCCTCAGAAATGCCGGCCGCTTTGCTTTCGGCTATGCCGCGTTTGTCATAGCGCAGAGAGGCAATGCCCTGGGCCTGTAATCCCTCGGCTACCATTTTCAGGCTGTTGTTTTTCATGGCCGGGTTGTTGCCGTCCCGGTCGGTGGGACCGGACCCAGAAATAAGCAGCACCACCGGCATCTTTTTGGCGCCCGCTGGTGAAAGCAAAGTCCCTTTTAGGTTCCCTTTTTCGGTGACCAGTTCGGTGGGATCACCCGCTGTGGAGGTCTGTGCCCGTAAGGACTGAGTAAGCAGAAGGCAGCATAGGGTCAGCCACAAAAGTTTGGTTTTCATCTGTTTTCAGGAAAATGGCTTATAAATGCACCTTATGCCAAGAGGGGAGCGGCGGCTTCTTTCACGCGCTCCACCAGGCTGGCAGAGGCAGGCGCCAAAGGCAAACGCACGTAGGAGTCACAGATGCCCACCTGTTCCAGGGCCACTTTCAAGCCCACCGGGTTGGCCTCTTCATACATAAGCGGGTTGATCCTCCCGAAGGACCGTTGCAAAGGCGCGGCTTCCTTGAAGTTTCCCTCCAGGGCCAGGCGGGTCATTTTGCTGAACCGCGCCGGGAACGCATTGGCCAGCACCGAGATAATACCGTCACCGCCCACAGAGATCAAAGGCACGGTATGCATGTCATCACCACTGATCACCAGGAAGCCATCGGGTCTTTCGTCCAGAATGGCCATGTATTGCTCCATATTCGCGCTGGCGTCTTTGGTGCCAATGATGTTGGGGTGCTGCGCCAGCCGCAGGGTAGTGGCCGCGGTCATGTTAATGCCGGTTCTGCCGGGCACGTTATACAGAATCACGGGCACGGGGCAGGCGTCGGCAATGGCGGTGTAGTGCAGGAAAACCCCTTCCTGCGACGGCTTATTATAGTAAGGGCACACCGAAAGGATGGCGTCTATGCCCGTAAAATCCAGCTTCTTTATTAGGTCCAGCACATATTGGGTGTCATTGCTGCCCAGGCCGTACACCAGTGGTTTGCGGCCCGCTATGCGCTCTTTGGCAAAAGCCAACAGGGTGGACCGCTCATCGGGCGTAGTGGTCACAGATTCGCCGGTAGTGCCGTTCACCACCAGGTAGTCCACCCCATTGTCCAGGGTAAAGTCAATCAATCGGCCGAAGGCCTCTATGTCTATGGAAAGATCGGCGTTGAAGGGAGTCACCAAGGCCACACCTGTTCCTCTTAATGCTTGCATGTCTATAGGTTTGTTGAGATTTCTTGGTCAAAGATATAGAATAGCAGCAATTAATCAGGTGAATTACGAACGCTTGTTCCAGAATAACCTCTTGGTTAGCCTACGCTATAATCGGCACCATTTAGCTTAAGGTAAAGAAAGGCTCCTTTTCCTTGTCATGCAGCCGTATGCGCCCCTGCAGCACCAGGTCCACTAGCAGCCGGTGCGCCCGCCTTCTGGACAGGTTGGCCAGGCTCATGACTTGTTTGATGGTGAGGCGGCGGTGTTTCTTAAGCAGTTCCAGCAGGCGGGCCTGTTGGTAATCTTCCTTCTCTTCAACTTCCTCAGGAATAGGTTCCAGGGTAAGGGATTTCTCCACCAGGCGGCTGGTTTGCACGCTTTCATCCTGCACCCTAATGTAGCCGCGCCAGTCATTCTCCTTTACCTTGGCCAGGTGAGGTTTGGTGGCGCTTTCCGGGATAATCACTTTCAGGACCGTGCCTTCGTCCATGTCTACCTCTTTGTAGAAA
This Rufibacter radiotolerans DNA region includes the following protein-coding sequences:
- a CDS encoding alpha/beta fold hydrolase codes for the protein MAGAGQSADKVIRQQLAPQPQMVKDMAFPVLDQLVLGQTVTDVNPMLAALFRPSVQPYLISWFKLDPQVEIKKLTQPVILVQGTQDLQVSTNEAQLLAAAQPKARLLEVKGMNHVLKETTADRSNNLAAYSNPTLPLAPALLPALVTLVKTIK
- a CDS encoding PAS domain-containing protein, with the translated sequence MALSAGTMFNSSTFDSDALMHPLIKRRLVLFSQVCCIFVIIAAHLVLVGWAYDIEALKGLSTSLVAMNPLTAICFILAGISLWLQRNPAPKYLVTSRILAGIVAVIGFAKLLSLFGDFDFILDRLFFASQLQEPERLLPNRMAPNTAFCFLLAGFSLLLIDLEVGIRKRPAQYLCIAITLVSLLSIYGYVFGVKYLIGISAYIPMAATTAVVFLFLSVGILFSRPDKGSMLIIFGSEETGEALFSRLFAIIFPLMIGWLKLRGEKAGYFSKEFGTALFGISTYAFSMFLLGRNALQKYRNRKLRLLSLQLLQEDAKKLQSILDNTATPIYIKDLEGRYNQVNKRFEQAFKVKSEEIKGKTEYDVFPKTIAQGISATDKEVLEKDATRYLEEVFELEGVQRTFLTVKFTLKDTEGVIYGLCSISTDITDRKLMEVLLRNDERRLNAILSGLGEGVVVVDTSGKFIFFNEIAEDILGLGKTDTAISDWSKTYGTFFPDGKTYYPPEELPLAKGLKGESLDNVEIFIRNENIPDGRAIKVTGRPVYNDKNEIIASVVVCRDITYEKQLEQLIQENEGRLTAVISTIGEGIIVADKNGQFVLFNNKAEEILGMNLKEMSAASWSNQYKIFLPDGLTQYPAEELPLAQALKGKTTNQVELCIRHEMFPKGKSISVSGRPILGDKNQVVAGIVDFRDVTKIRHLEHTLEEIKQKYRELICQSHQRK
- a CDS encoding DUF58 domain-containing protein, producing MSRLPVDLDSIRHLQNLEFLAKRLVEGFITGLHKSPYHGFSVEFSEHRLYNSGESTRHIDWKVFARTDKLFVKRYEEETNLRCQLLLDVSGSMYYPTHNYGKLAYAVLSAAALATLLQRQRDAVGLTTFSDQIELQTPIRSTGAHLHTLLLALQQQLQKPAPPQKETKVADMLHHIAQQLPKRSLVILFSDLLSQYEQLDEIFLALQHLRHQQHEVLLFHFTHGETEEDFNFPDKPFLFTGLENGEKIKVQPAEIREAYVKAMQQFKTELKLRCGQYRIDLVSVDLRDPIEKVLQSYLVKRQKMR
- a CDS encoding septal ring lytic transglycosylase RlpA family protein gives rise to the protein MLKKLFLLFFCFLPLFNFAETPIKQGKATFYAHTFVGKKTTSGERYDPEAMTAAHATLPLHSYVQVRNLKNGKSVVVRINDRMSRKSRFVIDLSKKAAYQLGIVGAGMGNVKISRIDKETALALQKKANEDV
- a CDS encoding DNA-3-methyladenine glycosylase family protein, with product MTPIHAALFSKDPLLQQLVEKIGPLPETSVPKPIYEALLSSIISQQLSVKAAATIKKRFFGLFPDQYPDPSLVLSLPTDQMRAVGLSGQKTGYIQSVATHKAEGHLEDQELAHLPDEELLARLVQIKGVGRWTAEMILMFALHRPDVMPVDDLGIYNAMKRLYQFEEPHKAAKSIMLSLSEAWRPNRTLACRYLWHSLDNMPVGSSES
- a CDS encoding OmpA family protein, producing MKKTLLKASVISAMMLSMVAPTESNAQSADRPWGLSIYANAIQARTNMRNDIWDMSNSTWGGGLGINRYISPSFDATLQLNYFNMKQESNTVTYNVTGFGPGRFDDEVGTANFGLKLKLNNGKILSETSFLQPYLIAGLGAHYASVEAYLPVARPGGTNTFKYDEGQLRLNYMGGAGIGFKISDGLSLFAQTTLNYPTTNLLDGVSNPNSDELMDRYLQHQFGVSFGLGKAKDTDGDGVSDRRDKCPDTPAGVQVDKEGCPLDGDKDGVADYLDKCPTEAGTAALEGCPDKDGDGIRDSEDECPDVAGTAATRGCPDADGDGVADKNDTCPGTPAGTRVDANGCPVVLDKDGDGVNDDVDRCPDVAGSAANMGCPALDVEDSTYMARVPKIEFEFNRAVLKKTSYTTLDRIATMLGKYPHYNLRISGHADHIGSNEYNQELSVRRAESAKSYFTNTKGIASDRVITEGFGEERPIAPNTTNSGRAKNRRAEFRLFIQ
- a CDS encoding (Fe-S)-binding protein, which codes for MPQPVVDIFIPCFIDQMFPQTAWNMVKLLEALGCQVRYNTNQTCCGQPAYNAGFQKECRDVADKFLEDFANEDSDYIVAPSASCVGMIRNAYANIFVTSSNFTRYRTMERKVLELTEFLTDVLQVTHIPGAKLNAKVTYHDSCSALRECGIKEGPRKLLEMVEGLELVEMRDTETCCGFGGTFAAKFDAISVAMAEQKVENALSTGAEYIVSTDTSCLMHLDAYSKKNNKPIKTLHIADLLTSGW
- a CDS encoding DUF3276 family protein, with amino-acid sequence MEENNDKAEIYSQRVRAGKRTYFFDVKSTRSNDYYLTITESKRKFKDDNYSYEKHKIFLYKEDFAKFMEALQDTVNHVKGELLSEEALAELDRLEHADTEAAVDEELKWE
- the ychF gene encoding redox-regulated ATPase YchF → MGLRCGIVGLPNVGKSTLFNALSNAKAESANYPFCTIEPNVGVITVPDERLKVLEDLVHPERVLPTVMEFVDIAGLVKGASKGEGLGNKFLANIREVDAIIHVIRCFDDPNIVHVAGGVDPVFDKDVIDTELQLKDLESIDKKISKVERTAKSGDANAKKEFASLQRFKDHLESGKNARSLEVSEEDLQSVEDLQLLTIKPVIYVANVDEESILTGNKFLDALKDHVKDEKAEVVVISAAIEEQIADFTEPEEKEMFLGEYGLKESGLNQLIRASYALLDLVTYFTAGVKEVRAWTIRKGWKAPQAAGVIHTDFEKGFIRAEVIKLKDYIEYKTENKIKEAGKMALEGKEYVVQDGDIMHFRFNV
- a CDS encoding hydroxymethylglutaryl-CoA lyase: MKIIECPRDAMQGMADFVPTDLKVTYLQALLQVGFDSLDFGSFVSPKAIPQMRDTAQVLAQLDTTVSKTKLLAIVANVRGAEQAASFEQIRYLGFPLSLSEVFQMRNTNKTIAQALEEVAQMQELCVKAGKELVLYLSMGFGNPYGEPWEPALAGEMTQKLDALGVTIISLSDTIGVSTPATITGLFSELIPAFPHMEFGAHLHTNPNTWREKVEAAYTSGCRRMDGALLGYGGCPMAKDELVGNMPTEKMLSYFQEKGVPLGLDNEAFSRAMALASQVFHSL
- a CDS encoding alpha/beta hydrolase — its product is MKTKLLWLTLCCLLLTQSLRAQTSTAGDPTELVTEKGNLKGTLLSPAGAKKMPVVLLISGSGPTDRDGNNPAMKNNSLKMVAEGLQAQGIASLRYDKRGIAESKAAGISEADLRFDQYAQDATAWAQKLKQDKRLSKVIILGHSEGSLIGMIAAREA